The Littorina saxatilis isolate snail1 linkage group LG1, US_GU_Lsax_2.0, whole genome shotgun sequence nucleotide sequence CTTACAACTATTCTAAATACATTTACTTTTATCATTtaataaacaaaacatgttcAAGTTTATataacaaaaatacacaaacaattaTCATTCAAACATGGTTATTGCGTAAGCCATTAACTTGGGCAACCAGAtgataaaacaagaagagcaaacgctcgatcgagtcactttcgcagttctgaatattatatgaggcatcagatggacaggaagaaattgctattcacaacacaatgagtcacgttcacataaaatttgagcccggtcacttttatagtttccgagaaaagcccaacgttaagttgtgtgttgccgaacagaaaaggctagttatctcccttgtttttctgataacgttcgtaaaaggctacagatgtaaatactttgatgtaaagaataatcctacaaagtttcaatcacatccgatgaactttgtcaaagatataaaatgtctaatttttcctttgacgctgacctgtgaccttgaaaaaggtcaaaggtcaacgaaaccatcgttaaagtgtagaggtcattggaggtcacgactaaacaaaatatgagcccgatcgctttgatagtttccgagaaaagtttgtcaaagatataaaatgtctaatttttcctttgacgctgacctgtgaccttgaaaaaggtcaaaggtcaacgaaaccatcgttaaagtgtagaggtcattggaggtcacgactaaacaaaatatgagcccgatcgctttgatagtttccgagaaaagtccaacgttaaggtggtgtctacggacggccggccggccggacagactaacactgaccgattacatagagtcactttttctcaagtgactcaaaaattgtaTGTGAAGTTACCAAGGCAACAAAAAATAtgactattttttttacaaatgtttaAACACATCCAAGGTACCATCGGCCTATTGGGAGGATAACCATTTTCCAACCTGTCTGAAACTTTAGAATTGCTTGTTCAGTCTTGACAAACCTTTGAATCTTCTTTGAGACATGTCACTGAAGATCTCCTCCACAAGCCAGTGGGGGTAAACACTGCAATAGGTCAAGGCCACAGCAATCTGCAGCATGCATTCAGGATGGGcctgtctctctccttgtcGCGTAGTTCTCCGCAACTCCACCAAAATGGCTGCCAGTGCCTCCATTTTCCTTTCTGAGCCCAGAGGAATGTTGGTCAGGACATGGGTAACTTTAGCGAGATCTTTTACCCTGTGAAACAAAATCATATGATCACTTTGCAGTAAACCTAGTTTTGTTTTTAGGGTTGAATGCAACCaattgtacatgtacttgcaaTTTGTGACGCTAAGCAAATCTCATGCATAACgggcaccggcacggttggcctagtggtaaggcgtccgccccgtgatcgggaggtcgtgggttcgaaccccggccgggtcataccttagacttaaaaattggcaatctagtggctgctccgcctggcgtctggcattatggggttagtgctaggactggttggtcaggtgtcagaataatgtaactgggtgagacatgaagcctgtgctgcgacttctgtcttgtgtgtggcgcacattaaatgtcaaagcagcaccgccctgatatggcccttcgtggtcggctgggcgttaaacaaacaaacaaaaatgcatAACGGGCAACACCACTTCGATCAATCACTTATTCATTCGAGACTTCACCCATAAACAAATTCAGGAAGACAGTTTCTTATAATGCAAACAAGTACAAAAATAAACTGATGCTTTGACAAACATGAGGAAACTGTGCCAAAATAGTAATCGCTAAAGCAAAGTAATATTCTATCAAATAATCAAGTCTGTACATGTATGTTCATATATGAATAAAAAATCTCAAACATGGTGCAAGGGAAATGGAAGCTAGGGTGATCCACTAACCCCTAAGCCACAAAACCAATGCACTCCATCAAAACTCAAATTTCAAGGAAACAGCACTCCACATCACACAATCTACTGTTACTGCGGCAGTACAATGCTGTCACACTTTAAAGGCTCTTTAGCATTTTGTGTCAATTTTGCAGAAAGATatacattataagatgtttggtggcttgttgacagaccagcttttttgttggtccaaggggaccatatcgtcttttgtttcatctttatcgaccaaggccgaaggccgcggttgataaatatgagacaaaaggcgatatgctccccgaggaccaacaacaaaatgttggtctgacgacaagccaccaaacatcgtttttgtcatcattttggttgtgcaacaaaatgcacaataacccacagggagacgaatttttagaatccaactccgggccacaaagcatcgtcacagtagctcgagataacacgtcaaccttgtatgtgacgtcaaacgtagcttgttgacgcttttcttcctgtctgaaaatgtacagagctgcgatcattcgtgtgagttcagtaagtgttgagcatatttcttttctttttaagtgtttatgacttttcgttgtggattttgcgattacagagataagttgcaaattgaccatcagtcgccgcggtaattatcaacattgattgggtctttgagagtgaatgcttacaatcgttgtcctcggaaacacaaatccaaagccgcgatggttccacacatcaaacaatcagcctgattggcttttactttgacaatccacgtttcacctgaaagctcagacccattcaccacctcgatttattacATGgccatggggaacatgagatttatttcccaggtgtttgtgaatgaaaactcgtgaaaatgatgacaatataatatatttatagcaCCAGGATGGTTTCATTAAATTACAAATAAATTATGATAATCATCCAGCAAGACTGACACTGATACAACCCTTACCTCCAATCTTTGAGTCCTTTGTTCCTAATTCTGTCAATGGTGGCCATGAAGAGATCCTCGGACAGCAAGTCCAGGGAGTAATACAGGTTCAACACATGCATCAGTGTCTCTGAAGGCAGGCTTGAGATCCGTGTAAGCAAAGGATCCTCCAAGGTTCTCACCGTGGTGAAAAACTGTGGCAAGAACTGATTTTTGGACTTGTTGAGTGATTTCTGCTGGTATTTGAGCACAGCTGACAAACAGATGGGATCGACATCTAAGCTAGCATCTGTTTCCAGCTGCTTAGTGAGAGCGCTGAAGTAGGcaggctgggtcacatgtgctCGTGTCTTGTAATGTGCCAGGTTGACAATCCCAAGCTCTTGAATGGTCAGAGAAGCCATTTCGTCCTTGAGGTGTTCTAGTGAAGCGCTTATCAAGTTGCTGGAGGCTGTGCGAGTCAAGCCTGCGTGAAACAGTAAGAGTATTAACTCCGGCTTGGTCAGCTCTGGAAGGAAGAACTTCATTCTCTCACACATTAAGAAAGGAAAGTCTGTGAATGAGCTACCACGCACACAGTAGAAAAAGTCTGCGGCTAGAAGTAGCTGTCTGACGTCAAGCTTTTTGACACGTTTGCTGCAAAGTTgatcaaaagctttggatagTAGGATACGGTTCCTCCTGGGCTCAGAGTGTGATAACATACTTTGCCTAAAGCCCAACCCGCTCAGATTCACCATGCATTCAATAGCGTCCTCCACAGACAAGTGATTTATGCACTTCTTTAGGAGTCTGGTGGTTTGACTAAAGGAATCATCCGACAGCACATGCCATCCTTCACTCATCCTAGCCACACCAGCCCAATGATCAAAGAGACGGAGAACGttctctatctttctgtcttccTTCACTTCCTTTAGTAAAGTGACCACAGTTTCTTTTGGTAAGACAGATTCTTTTCTCTGGTGAGAACTGAGCAGATAAGGCTGATATACATAAGAGGATTCCAGGTAGGAGTGAAAGAATTCGTTTTCTGACTCCACAAAATGCTGGCCTTTGTCCTGCCACCTGTTCTTGTGGTGAGTGGGTCCCGATTCTGTGATATGCTTTCTCACACACTTTGTAAAGGGGTGACAGTTTTGCATTTTCCCGATGTGATGCACAGCTGGCATTCTTAGGTTGAAGGTACTAAATCGTCTCCGAACACTGGATGCCAGCAGCTGAAGCTGCCTACAGTTCTTGCAGAACAGTTCTTCGCTGACGGCAGACTTCAGTAAACCACATCTGACATTACTGAGAAGCATGCTTGCTGTGGGTGAAAAAGTGGCCATGGTCAAGGTCTTCTGAAGATAGCCGTTGATGCTGATCATGGTTATAATGCTTCTagaatgttttctttcttctcagaGTTGCCTTCTGAACAAAAGCAATGTGTTGTCAATGTCCACTGCCTAATATGCTGCTGCTACGCCCTTACTGATTGCATTGTTTTG carries:
- the LOC138973415 gene encoding uncharacterized protein, giving the protein MISINGYLQKTLTMATFSPTASMLLSNVRCGLLKSAVSEELFCKNCRQLQLLASSVRRRFSTFNLRMPAVHHIGKMQNCHPFTKCVRKHITESGPTHHKNRWQDKGQHFVESENEFFHSYLESSYVYQPYLLSSHQRKESVLPKETVVTLLKEVKEDRKIENVLRLFDHWAGVARMSEGWHVLSDDSFSQTTRLLKKCINHLSVEDAIECMVNLSGLGFRQSMLSHSEPRRNRILLSKAFDQLCSKRVKKLDVRQLLLAADFFYCVRGSSFTDFPFLMCERMKFFLPELTKPELILLLFHAGLTRTASSNLISASLEHLKDEMASLTIQELGIVNLAHYKTRAHVTQPAYFSALTKQLETDASLDVDPICLSAVLKYQQKSLNKSKNQFLPQFFTTVRTLEDPLLTRISSLPSETLMHVLNLYYSLDLLSEDLFMATIDRIRNKGLKDWRVKDLAKVTHVLTNIPLGSERKMEALAAILVELRRTTRQGERQAHPECMLQIAVALTYCSVYPHWLVEEIFSDMSQRRFKDSDIDFRRDLYHLSESIIIEDGTYVGPLLWADNFPKLAKNKIYSKLLQTPEGRKMCGALVKHAGRKKMSTKDFFTRDWMLLEVMNALIKARPEAVPLPTFILSHFQTPDVEVKVVSQDQANGEPVLNPACLDSLDFVSEAVVLHASNAYQKVRSRDGKTVPLLRQYHAMRVRQLRKLGATAVEVPYFELKDSGDKGQYLLTKFQQEEERLLGVGLD